Proteins co-encoded in one Micropterus dolomieu isolate WLL.071019.BEF.003 ecotype Adirondacks linkage group LG19, ASM2129224v1, whole genome shotgun sequence genomic window:
- the atp5po gene encoding ATP synthase subunit O, mitochondrial isoform X1 produces MAALMLGQQVRQFSTSVIRPASKLIKPPIQVYGVEGRYATALFSAASKQSKLDQVEQELGKVTTLLKDSKLSSVLMNPHIKRSIKQKTFNDVLAKAKLSPITINLINVLAENGRLTLTGDVINAFGKMMSAHRGEVICSVTTAQPLDAANLSELKVALNGFLQKGETIKLETKSDPSILGGMIVSIGDKYVDMSTKTKIQKLTKLMRET; encoded by the exons ATGGCAGCACTCATGCTAGGACAGCAG GTCCGCCAGTTCAGCACGTCTGTGATCAGACCTGCATCAAAACTGATCAAG CCTCCCATCCAGGTCTATGGAGTAGAGGGCCGCTATGCCACTGCACTGTTCTCCGCTGCCAGTAAGCAGAGCAAACTGGACCAAGTGGAGCAGGAACTCGGCAAAGTTACA accCTGCTGAAGGACTCCAAGCTTTCCAGTGTTTTAATGAATCCTCATATAAAGCGCAGCATCAAGCAGAAGACTTTCAATGATGTTCTTGCGAAGGCTAAGCTTTCACCCATCACCATCAACCTCATCA atgTTTTGGCTGAAAATGGTCGTCTTACTCTAACTGGTGATGTTATCAATGCTTTTGGCAAGATGATGAGTGCACACCGCGGCGAGGTCATCTGCTCCGTCACTACTGCTCAG CCCTTGGATGCAGCTAATCTTTCTGAACTGAAGGTAGCTCTCAATGGCTTTCTTCAGAAGGGTGAAACTATCAAGCTGGAAACAAAG TCCGATCCTTCAATCCTGGGTGGCATGATCGTCAGTATTGGAGACAAGTATGTGGACATGTCCACCAAAACAAAGATTCAGAAGCTGACCAAGCTCATGAGGGAAACTTAA
- the atp5po gene encoding ATP synthase subunit O, mitochondrial isoform X2, whose protein sequence is MVRQFSTSVIRPASKLIKPPIQVYGVEGRYATALFSAASKQSKLDQVEQELGKVTTLLKDSKLSSVLMNPHIKRSIKQKTFNDVLAKAKLSPITINLINVLAENGRLTLTGDVINAFGKMMSAHRGEVICSVTTAQPLDAANLSELKVALNGFLQKGETIKLETKSDPSILGGMIVSIGDKYVDMSTKTKIQKLTKLMRET, encoded by the exons ATG GTCCGCCAGTTCAGCACGTCTGTGATCAGACCTGCATCAAAACTGATCAAG CCTCCCATCCAGGTCTATGGAGTAGAGGGCCGCTATGCCACTGCACTGTTCTCCGCTGCCAGTAAGCAGAGCAAACTGGACCAAGTGGAGCAGGAACTCGGCAAAGTTACA accCTGCTGAAGGACTCCAAGCTTTCCAGTGTTTTAATGAATCCTCATATAAAGCGCAGCATCAAGCAGAAGACTTTCAATGATGTTCTTGCGAAGGCTAAGCTTTCACCCATCACCATCAACCTCATCA atgTTTTGGCTGAAAATGGTCGTCTTACTCTAACTGGTGATGTTATCAATGCTTTTGGCAAGATGATGAGTGCACACCGCGGCGAGGTCATCTGCTCCGTCACTACTGCTCAG CCCTTGGATGCAGCTAATCTTTCTGAACTGAAGGTAGCTCTCAATGGCTTTCTTCAGAAGGGTGAAACTATCAAGCTGGAAACAAAG TCCGATCCTTCAATCCTGGGTGGCATGATCGTCAGTATTGGAGACAAGTATGTGGACATGTCCACCAAAACAAAGATTCAGAAGCTGACCAAGCTCATGAGGGAAACTTAA
- the si:ch1073-44g3.1 gene encoding UPF0461 protein C5orf24 homolog, whose amino-acid sequence MMHQVTSSNSDYCMSGLAEDCHPASHFDLCSSQSNKFYPSQTTPGLQLSLAGLAPLPQGMHKAMACQMQDTQNDFQPQTVRIRGSEAAGPDGSKKKKGNGKSGRRGRPSGTTKSAGYRTSTGRPLGTTRAAGFKTSPGRPLGTTKAAGYKVSPGRPPGSIKSLARLKNLEFGCDGAKKIDFSNCSVPKKLDFTSCDVPAFPYAMMEKRPLCEPSGKVDETSE is encoded by the coding sequence ATGATGCATCAAGTGACCAGTAGCAACAGTGACTATTGTATGAGTGGCCTGGCAGAGGACTGCCATCCAGCCAGCCACTTTGATTTATGTAGCTCACAATCCAACAAATTCTACCCCTCTCAGACAACCCCTGGTTTGCAGCTGTCCCTTGCAGGCTTAGCCCCTTTGCCCCAGGGCATGCACAAAGCCATGGCATGTCAAATGCAAGACACCCAGAATGACTTCCAGCCTCAGACGGTAAGGATCAGGGGCAGTGAGGCTGCAGGGCCCGATGGGTCTAAGAAGAAGAAGGGCAATGGAAAGTCAGGCAGGAGAGGGAGGCCATCGGGGACCACAAAGTCAGCTGGGTACCGTACAAGTACAGGACGTCCACTTGGTACAACTAGAGCTGCTGGGTTCAAAACCAGTCCTGGGAGGCCCCTTGGTACCACCAAAGCAGCAGGTTATAAGGTCAGCCCCGGCAGGCCCCCCGGCAGCATCAAGAGTCTAGCTCGGCTCAAGAACCTTGAGTTTGGTTGTGACGGCGCCAAGAAAATTGACTTTAGCAACTGCAGTGTTCCCAAGAAATTAGACTTCACTAGCTGTGATGTTCCAGCTTTTCCATATGCCATGATGGAGAAAAGACCCCTCTGTGAGCCCAGTGGAAAAGTGGATGAAACCAGTGAATAG